The window CGCCAAGGGTGTCGAGGAGGGCGCGCGCCTGGTCACCGGCGGCGGCCGGCCCAAGCACCTCGAGCGCGGCTACTACGTCGAGCCGACGGTCTTCGCGGACGTCAACAACAAGCAGACGATCGCGCAGGAGGAGATCTTCGGCCCGGTCCTGTCGGTCATCCCCGCGGACAGCGAGGAGGAGGCGATCGACATCGCCAACGACACGATCTACGGCCTCAACGCCGCGGTCTTCACCCCGGACGCCGCGCGCGCCCGTGCGGTCGCGGCCCGCCTGCGCTCCGGCACGGTCGGCCACAACAACATGAAGCTCGACATGGGCATCGCCTTCGGCGGCTTCAAGCAGTCCGGCCTCGGCCGCGAGGGCGGCACCGAGGGTCTGCGGTCCTACCTCGAGACCAAGACGATCCTGCTGGACGAGAACCCGTACGCCTGACGTTCCGTCAGCTTCTTGCGTCCGGCCAACTGTGGGCAATAGGCCACAGTTGGCCGGACGCAGCGGTTAAGCCAGGGCGCGGCGCAGCTCGGGAAGCAGTTCGTCGCGGGCCCACGGGAAGTAGGCCTCCTGCGCCTCGCCGCCGATCTGGACCAGTGCCAGGTGCGTGAACCCGGCGTCGGCCCACGCACGGCACGCCTTGACGACGGCGCCGACGTCGGCGCCGCACGGCATCGCGGCCGCGACGTCCTCGGGTCGGACGAACTGTGACGCCGCGTCGAACGCCGCCGGGCCGGGCAGCTCGGCGTTGACCTTCCAGCCCGCGCCGAACCAGCGGAACTGCTCGTGGGCCCGGCGCACGGCCGCGTCGGCGTCGGTGTCGTAGCTCAGCGGCTGCTGTCCGTAGCGCGGCTTGCCCGCCCCGCCGGCGGCGTCGAACGCCTTGCCGAGTTCGTCGTTCGGCTCGACGGCGATCAGCAGGTCGCCGTACTTCCCGGCCAGCTCGCACGACTGCGGCCCGGACGCCGCGATGCCGATCCGCGGCGGGGTGTCGGGGACGTCGAAGAGCTTCGCGGACTCGACGTCGAAGTGCTTGCCCCGGTAGTTGACGTCCTTGCCCGTGAACAGGGACGAGATGATCTCGACGGCCTCGGTGAGCATCTCGTGCCGGATGTCGACCGGCGGCCACCCGCCGCCGACGACGTGCTCGTTGAGGTTCTCGCCGGCCCCGAGACCGAGGCTGAAGCGCCCGTCCGAGAGCAGCGCCGTCGTCGCGGCGAGCTGCGCCACCACCGCCGGGTGGTAGCGCCGGATCGGACAGGTCACGTAGGTCATCAGCGGCAGGCGCTCGGTCGCCTGGGCGACGGCGCCGAGCACCGACCACGCGTTGGGGGAGTGCCCCTGCTCGGAAAGCCAGGGGAAGTAGTGATCCGAGATGACCGCGTAGTCGAACCCGGCCTTTTCGGCGGCGACCGCGTCCCGGACCAGCTGCTGCGGTCCGGCCTGCTCGCACATCAGCGTGTATCCGATCTCCATCCCTCGGGACTGCCCGTCGGCCGGCGGCGAAAACAGCTACTCGGTGCAGGCGCTCTCGGTGCAGGAGAGGTCGAGCGCCCCCTCGGTGCACATCTCCTCGGCGGCTGCCTCGGCGCAGGACGGCGTACCGGCCGCGCGCATCAGCAGCCCGTGCAGGGCGGTGCGCTCCTCGACGCTGAGTCCGGCGAGCAGCTTCTCCTCGACCGTGCGGAGCCGGCGCTGGATGCGGCGCAACTCGCGCATCCCGGCGGGGGAGAGCTCGACGATGTGGCGGCGCCGGTCGGCGGGGTCGCGCCGGCGGACGACGTAGTCCCGGTCCTCGAGCTCGTTGAGCAGCCCGACGACGTTGCTGGGGTCCAGGTGCAGCGTCTCGGCGAGGGTCTGCTGGCCCACCGGGCCGTGGTCGGCGAGCAGCGTGAGTGCGACGAGGTGCCGCGGCCGCAGCCCGCCCGGGGTCATCGCGGCCTCGGCGGCGCGGCGCCCGACGCGCGCGAGGTGGTCGAGCAGCGGAAGCACCCGCAGCTCGTCGGTCACCACCTTCGGCGTCGCCATGACCTCAGGGTACGCCGGCGGGCCACTATCCATGACACGACAATGATTTGTGTGCTACAAACTATCTATGCCTCACCTCCTACACCTCGACTCGTCCCTCCGGTCGGAGGGCTCACGCAGCCGCCGCCTCTCCGCGCACTACGCCAAGCTCTGGCGGACGGCACATCCCGACGGCACGGTCGCCTACCGCGACCTGGCCGCCGACCCGATCCCGCACCTCGACGAGGCCGGCTTCACCGCGGCCTTCACGCCGGAGGCGGACCGCACTCCGGAGCAGAACGACTCGTTCAAGATCAGCACCGAGCTGATCGACGAACTGGTCGCGGCCGACACCGTCGTCATCGGGCTGCCGCTCTACAACTTCAACGTCCCCAGCACCTTCAAGGCCTGGTTCGACCGCATCGTCTCCGAACGGACGCTGGGTCAGCTGACGGGGACGAAGCTCGTCGTCGTCACCGCCAGCGGTGGTGGCTACGGCCCCGGCACCCCGCGCGAGGGCTGGGACCACCGCGAGCCGTGGCTGCGCCACGCGGTCACCAACCTCGGCATCACCGACGTCACCTTCGTCGGCGCCGAGCTCACCCTGGCCCGCGAGTCGCCGCAGATGATCCCGCTGGACCTCGGGGCCGCGGAGGACCAGAGCTTCGCCGACGCTCTCGCGGCGATCGAGGAACTGCTCGCCGCCTGAGCGCCCGGCCCGCCACCGGGCCGTCACGCCGACCGGAACACGATTTTTTAGAACCAACTTTCAATCTTGAACGTCGACTCCAAATGGTCTACGTTCTCGTTGTCGGAAGGAGGTTCGCCTCGTGCTGCTGCTCGACGGAATCTTTGCGGGCTACGGCGGCGTGACGGTCCTGCGCGGGGTGACCCTCGCGGTGCCGCCGTCGTCGGTCGTCGCGCTGCTCGGCCCGAACGGTGCCGGGAAGACCACGCTGCTGCGCGTCGCGTCCGGTCTGCTCCGGTCGACCGGGGGCCGAATGCTGCTCAACGGCGAGGACGTGACGCGCCGTCCGCCGCAGGACCTGGTCGCTCGCGGCGTGTGCCACGTCCCGGAGGGCCGGGGCGTCTTCCCGACGATGACGGTGCGGGACAACGTTCTGCTCCAGGCTCGCCCCGGTCAGGAGGCCGACGCCCTCGAACGCGCCGTCGCCGCCTTCCCGCGGCTCGGGCAGCGGATGAACCAGGTCGCCGGGACGATGTCCGGTGGCGAGCAGCAGATGCTCGCGCTCGCGCGGGCCTACGTGCAGTCGCCGTCGGTGGTGCTGCTCGACGAGGTCTCCATGGGCCTCGCGCCGAAGATCGTCGACGAGATCTTCGAGTTCCTCCGGATGCTCGCCGGCTCGGGCGCGTCGCTGCTGCTCGTCGAGCAGTACGTGACCCGTGCGCTCGAGGCCGCCGACTACGTCTACCTGCTCGACCGAGGGGCCGTCAGTTTCGCCGGTGAGCCGGGCGAGCTCGACTCCGCCGCGATCTTCGCCAGCTACCTGGGGGCGCAGTGAGGGCCGGGCTCCGCCGGACCGCCGCCGGCGCGCTCGTCGGCGGGTTGCTGTGCACGGGCGCGGTCCTCGCCGGCGCCGGGGACTCCCGCGCCGAGACGACGTTCGACGCCACCGCCGCCGCGTACGGCGTGTGGGTCACCGCGTCCAACCCGAACTTCCCGCTCGGTGTCGTTCCCGAGGGCTCGGGCCCCACCGCCCAGGCCCGCCTGTCCGCGCTGCCTCGCTCGTCCGCGCTCGCGAGCTTTCCGTACCCGGGTGACGGACTCGTCGGCCTGCCCGGTCTGATCGGCGCGCTCGCGCCGGGCTTCCCGCCGCTGCCGGACTACCCGCTCTACGCCAACACCGAGCTGGGTGACGAACCGAGCGCCGTCACCGCGCCCGGCGTCGAGCTGGCGGCGGAGAGCTCGGACCGCCTGGCCGCCGGAAGGGCGCAGTCGGTGAGCGCCGCCAGCGGCTACGTCGCGACGGCTCGCGTCGAACGCCTCAGCGACGGCGGCGTGACTGCGATCGCCGAGGCGCGGCAGTCGGCCCTCGCCCTGGCCGGGCTGGCGACGTTCGACGGGATCCGCAGCATCGCGAAGGTGACGTCGAGTTCGGACGCGAAGCTGACGCGCAGTTCGATGCTCGAGATCGACTCCCTGCGCCTGCCCGGCGTGAAGTTCGCCGCGCCCGACGGCTCGACCTACGTCGGCCCGGAGTTCGCCTTCCGTGACGGGCAGTTCCACCTGCTCCCACCCGCGGGGGAGGGTCAGGCGACGCCGATCCCCACCGACGCGTTCTTCGACGGCCTCAAGGCCGCCGGCATCGAGGGCAGCTACCAGGCGGCCCGAACGACCGACACCGGGATCATCGCGCCCGTCCTGTCGTTCACCGCGCTGATGCCCGCGCCGCCGGACAACCCGCTCTTCGGCGGTCAGACGAAGCTGACGCTCGACATCGGACACGCCTTCGCCACGATCGCGGCGCAGGTGATCCCCGAGGGCCCGGCGGCCGTCGCGCCCGCAGGCACGGACACCGCCGTCACCCCGACCGACACGACCCCGGCCGGGATCGACGCCGCGGGCGTCCCCGGTGCGCTGCCCTCGACCGGGGCCCTGCCGGCGGCGGCGCCCGGCGCGGTGCCGACGTCCCTGGTCGCGGGGAGCGGTGTCGTCCCCGACTTCGGTGACCTGCGCCGCGGCGGTGTCGGCGACATCTATCTCGTGCTGGCGGGCGCCTGCCTGGCCGGCGTCC of the Sporichthya polymorpha DSM 43042 genome contains:
- a CDS encoding LLM class F420-dependent oxidoreductase; its protein translation is MEIGYTLMCEQAGPQQLVRDAVAAEKAGFDYAVISDHYFPWLSEQGHSPNAWSVLGAVAQATERLPLMTYVTCPIRRYHPAVVAQLAATTALLSDGRFSLGLGAGENLNEHVVGGGWPPVDIRHEMLTEAVEIISSLFTGKDVNYRGKHFDVESAKLFDVPDTPPRIGIAASGPQSCELAGKYGDLLIAVEPNDELGKAFDAAGGAGKPRYGQQPLSYDTDADAAVRRAHEQFRWFGAGWKVNAELPGPAAFDAASQFVRPEDVAAAMPCGADVGAVVKACRAWADAGFTHLALVQIGGEAQEAYFPWARDELLPELRRALA
- a CDS encoding MarR family winged helix-turn-helix transcriptional regulator gives rise to the protein MATPKVVTDELRVLPLLDHLARVGRRAAEAAMTPGGLRPRHLVALTLLADHGPVGQQTLAETLHLDPSNVVGLLNELEDRDYVVRRRDPADRRRHIVELSPAGMRELRRIQRRLRTVEEKLLAGLSVEERTALHGLLMRAAGTPSCAEAAAEEMCTEGALDLSCTESACTE
- a CDS encoding FMN-dependent NADH-azoreductase, with translation MPHLLHLDSSLRSEGSRSRRLSAHYAKLWRTAHPDGTVAYRDLAADPIPHLDEAGFTAAFTPEADRTPEQNDSFKISTELIDELVAADTVVIGLPLYNFNVPSTFKAWFDRIVSERTLGQLTGTKLVVVTASGGGYGPGTPREGWDHREPWLRHAVTNLGITDVTFVGAELTLARESPQMIPLDLGAAEDQSFADALAAIEELLAA
- a CDS encoding ABC transporter ATP-binding protein, whose product is MLLLDGIFAGYGGVTVLRGVTLAVPPSSVVALLGPNGAGKTTLLRVASGLLRSTGGRMLLNGEDVTRRPPQDLVARGVCHVPEGRGVFPTMTVRDNVLLQARPGQEADALERAVAAFPRLGQRMNQVAGTMSGGEQQMLALARAYVQSPSVVLLDEVSMGLAPKIVDEIFEFLRMLAGSGASLLLVEQYVTRALEAADYVYLLDRGAVSFAGEPGELDSAAIFASYLGAQ